Proteins encoded together in one Nocardioides marinisabuli window:
- a CDS encoding DUF262 domain-containing protein — protein sequence MTQPASAPVIADDTIVEDVDEVDAVAPSAVAVSYFGTEFDVHGLVRRYNDGAIIVPSFDPSLDLPDPNAQGFQRGRVWRRAQMDRFIESLLLGFPVPGIFLVEQPGKKYLVLDGQQRLTTLAGFYAGKFKIENVDDELKGLTYNTLPDDVRRTLDDTFIQAIIIRVPQSVADYESVYQIFERLNSGGTNLQPHEIRVALYGGKLVETVRSLNNNEHWRLLYGKRSDRLKDQELILRVVALYLESSNYYSPLKTFLNDFLGKHRQGDYIDLAAVENLFEQSARILAEAIGRRAFRLRTQVNAAILDSVFVGVMERIAAGSSSTVPARAWAMAYDTLLKQESFLDAVTQATANEDSVETRLAAARAAFGKL from the coding sequence ATGACTCAGCCCGCTTCGGCCCCAGTGATTGCGGACGACACGATCGTCGAGGACGTCGACGAAGTAGATGCGGTCGCCCCGTCTGCTGTCGCGGTTTCGTACTTCGGAACTGAGTTCGACGTCCATGGCCTCGTGCGTCGCTACAACGACGGCGCGATTATAGTGCCGTCATTTGATCCTAGCTTGGACCTCCCGGACCCGAACGCGCAGGGCTTCCAGAGGGGGCGTGTCTGGCGACGCGCTCAGATGGATCGCTTCATTGAGTCTTTGTTGCTTGGGTTCCCGGTGCCCGGCATCTTCTTGGTAGAGCAACCCGGCAAGAAGTACCTAGTACTGGATGGTCAGCAGCGGCTCACCACCTTGGCGGGTTTTTACGCCGGCAAGTTTAAGATTGAGAACGTCGATGACGAACTTAAAGGACTGACTTATAACACACTCCCGGACGACGTCCGTCGCACGCTTGACGACACCTTTATTCAAGCGATCATCATCCGCGTTCCGCAATCCGTCGCCGACTACGAGAGTGTCTACCAGATTTTTGAGCGACTCAACTCGGGTGGCACGAACTTGCAACCACATGAAATCCGGGTAGCGCTCTATGGCGGCAAGCTCGTGGAGACCGTGCGGAGTTTAAACAACAACGAGCATTGGCGTCTCCTCTACGGCAAGCGAAGTGACCGATTAAAGGATCAAGAACTGATCCTGCGCGTTGTCGCCCTGTATCTTGAGTCGTCGAATTATTATTCACCGCTCAAGACCTTTTTGAACGACTTCCTCGGCAAGCATCGTCAAGGAGACTATATCGACCTAGCCGCTGTAGAGAATCTATTCGAGCAGAGTGCTCGAATTTTGGCGGAGGCTATCGGCCGGAGAGCCTTCCGACTCCGCACACAGGTGAACGCGGCCATTCTCGACTCTGTCTTCGTGGGTGTCATGGAGCGGATCGCTGCGGGCTCGTCGTCGACTGTCCCTGCTCGAGCTTGGGCTATGGCATACGACACCCTGCTCAAACAGGAGTCCTTCCTGGATGCAGTGACGCAGGCAACAGCCAACGAGGACTCAGTTGAGACACGGCTGGCGGCTGCCAGGGCGGCCTTTGGAAAGTTATGA
- a CDS encoding HEPN domain-containing protein, with translation MNGRRTRYVDRRAEIRARLREIDEVMLRAEEQDDLVLRGYLTRLTVIQLSGFIEKSFEHMVNGYLEENSSHRVLKFGQRQAARFSNLNPAKLEQLVGSFDDEWRERLTAFLSTDERRQTLTNLIGARHSLAHGGSSTVSGSLLRQYHEIAEQTVGLLADMFVPLAQASHRSAE, from the coding sequence ATGAACGGACGCAGGACCCGATACGTCGATCGACGTGCAGAAATACGCGCGCGGCTTCGGGAGATCGACGAGGTCATGCTGCGTGCAGAGGAGCAAGATGACCTAGTCCTCAGGGGGTATTTGACTAGGCTCACAGTAATCCAGTTGAGCGGATTTATCGAGAAGAGTTTCGAGCACATGGTGAACGGCTACCTTGAAGAAAACAGCTCCCATCGAGTACTAAAGTTTGGTCAGCGGCAGGCAGCACGATTCTCCAACCTGAACCCAGCCAAACTCGAGCAACTCGTGGGGAGTTTTGACGATGAGTGGCGGGAGAGATTGACAGCGTTCCTGTCAACAGATGAGCGTCGCCAGACGCTGACGAATTTGATTGGCGCCCGACACTCTCTCGCGCATGGTGGATCGTCCACTGTTTCCGGGAGCCTCCTAAGGCAATACCACGAGATCGCCGAGCAAACCGTCGGTCTTCTAGCGGACATGTTTGTCCCCTTGGCTCAGGCGAGCCATCGATCAGCGGAGTAG
- a CDS encoding SpoIID/LytB domain-containing protein yields the protein MSRRAALLALPLATLLVAAPASAEPREREDRAADVVLEGRGFGHGKGLSQYGARAAATQGHTYGEILDFYYPGTQRGSVGGDVEVLISADTTSDVKVRPAKALKVRSLGEGRTWKLKRLEPTATTWRITSATRGRSKVQAKVDGGWRSVLKPEGDAELFAKEPITLLLPGGSATYRGVLRSASTGEGRQRDTVNVVGFEDYLRGVVPGEVPALWPAAAVRAQAVAARTYAAYERDHAPVGRHYQLCDTSACQVYRGVDAEHPGSDDAVAATAGEVVTHDGAPAFTQFSASNGGWTRAGSFEYLQAVEDPWDTAPEARNPYAQWTRTLTATGLEKAWPGSGSFVSLEVVARDGNGAWGGRVVRVEVRFTGATRSLTGDQLRSWFGLRSDWFRLQP from the coding sequence ATGTCTCGTCGCGCCGCCCTGCTCGCGCTCCCGCTCGCCACCCTCCTGGTGGCCGCGCCCGCCTCCGCCGAACCCCGGGAGCGCGAGGACCGCGCCGCCGACGTGGTGCTCGAGGGCCGCGGCTTCGGCCACGGCAAGGGGCTGTCGCAGTACGGCGCCAGGGCGGCCGCCACCCAGGGGCACACCTACGGCGAGATCCTCGACTTCTACTACCCCGGCACCCAGCGCGGCAGCGTCGGTGGCGACGTCGAGGTGCTGATCAGTGCCGACACCACCTCCGACGTCAAGGTGCGCCCCGCCAAGGCGCTCAAGGTGCGCAGCCTGGGGGAGGGCCGCACCTGGAAGCTCAAGCGCCTCGAGCCCACGGCCACGACCTGGCGCATCACGTCCGCGACCCGTGGCCGCAGCAAGGTCCAGGCCAAGGTCGACGGCGGCTGGCGCAGCGTCCTCAAGCCCGAGGGCGACGCCGAGCTGTTCGCCAAGGAGCCGATCACCCTGCTCCTGCCCGGCGGCAGCGCCACCTACCGCGGCGTGCTCCGCTCGGCCTCGACGGGGGAAGGCCGCCAGCGCGACACCGTCAACGTCGTCGGCTTCGAGGACTACCTGCGCGGCGTCGTCCCCGGTGAGGTCCCTGCGCTGTGGCCTGCCGCCGCGGTGCGCGCCCAGGCGGTCGCCGCCCGCACCTATGCGGCGTACGAGCGCGACCACGCCCCGGTCGGGCGCCACTACCAGCTCTGCGACACCTCCGCCTGCCAGGTCTACCGCGGAGTCGACGCCGAGCACCCTGGCTCCGACGACGCCGTCGCCGCCACCGCGGGCGAGGTCGTCACCCACGACGGCGCCCCCGCCTTCACCCAGTTCTCCGCCAGCAACGGCGGCTGGACCCGGGCAGGCTCCTTCGAGTACCTGCAGGCCGTCGAGGACCCGTGGGACACGGCTCCCGAGGCTCGGAACCCCTATGCGCAGTGGACCAGGACGCTCACGGCCACCGGCCTCGAGAAGGCGTGGCCCGGCTCCGGCAGCTTCGTCTCCCTCGAGGTCGTCGCGCGCGACGGCAACGGCGCCTGGGGCGGGCGGGTGGTGCGCGTCGAGGTGCGCTTCACCGGCGCCACCCGCAGCCTGACCGGCGACCAGCTCCGCAGCTGGTTCGGGCTGCGCTCCGACTGGTTCCGTCTCCAGCCGTAG
- a CDS encoding dihydrofolate reductase family protein, producing MRTVICWIGDVRLGGGATTVRQFLDAGLIDTLHVAVAPVELGAGTPLWDSPDELLDRYHRDVVAGEDGVAHHLFWRELP from the coding sequence ATGCGGACCGTGATCTGCTGGATCGGGGACGTCCGTCTCGGCGGCGGCGCCACCACCGTTCGGCAGTTCCTCGACGCCGGACTCATCGACACGCTCCACGTGGCGGTGGCGCCGGTCGAGCTGGGCGCCGGCACTCCGCTCTGGGACTCTCCCGACGAGCTGCTCGACCGCTACCACCGTGACGTCGTCGCCGGTGAGGACGGTGTGGCGCACCACCTGTTCTGGCGCGAGCTGCCCTGA
- a CDS encoding serine/threonine-protein kinase has translation MGRSFTCDGIAYELRKTVGGGGSGDVWLADADGQCWAVKILKVRGDQRRAERFDREASFQSGCGHDHIAPVVGRGVHEERPFYIMPFYPESLRDVIDRGQTDVETLLDYVQQIADALQFAHARGIAHRDVKPENVLINGASATLADFGIAHFADSTLTAASELIGNRDYRAPEQRRGQDARNVGQEADVYALGLIVNECFTREIPAGSSYRLIESSYPSLSYLDPIVASMLAQVPGNRPAVADFLTEIRFSRAMRMKEIGGIVEQFRLNDDGAHDGVDDIDAVFEQAGEDVWYAIRLIATKTPDEIRRYNGNWHMRLGYNADALLLNLCIQSRLFELCQRKFYYESNVYARDDLYTSLDPTSDPRHGFLYDQARTLVREHPLPRAHDLSGRILKTFASCADYHCEELLADARQIVSEVRENLLGAPILWIVKYLAMNVPSITGVGDVADHIQIDWGRSDTFANNSDNPELFLQPHYAMDPEAVLNSLTESWNVSVKKTGDEWWSVMFRSPGEYQRFRKHCLARATPQSLFEADVKDILRDVTVAGGITRITLNSSFDVCNTLAKVLGLRDI, from the coding sequence ATGGGGCGATCGTTTACATGCGACGGCATTGCCTACGAGCTGCGGAAGACCGTGGGTGGCGGCGGCTCAGGAGACGTCTGGCTTGCCGACGCAGATGGGCAATGCTGGGCCGTGAAGATACTCAAAGTCAGGGGCGACCAGAGGCGAGCCGAGCGGTTCGACCGCGAAGCTTCGTTTCAGAGTGGCTGTGGCCACGACCATATCGCCCCCGTTGTTGGGAGAGGCGTGCACGAAGAGCGCCCCTTCTACATAATGCCTTTCTACCCGGAATCTCTTCGAGACGTGATCGATCGAGGGCAGACGGACGTCGAGACGTTGCTCGACTATGTGCAACAAATTGCCGACGCCTTGCAGTTCGCTCATGCGCGCGGAATCGCGCATCGTGACGTCAAGCCGGAGAACGTGCTCATCAATGGCGCGTCGGCGACCTTAGCAGACTTTGGAATCGCCCACTTCGCGGACTCCACGCTGACGGCAGCGAGCGAACTGATCGGAAATCGGGACTACCGAGCCCCCGAACAGCGGAGGGGTCAAGACGCCCGCAACGTGGGACAGGAGGCTGATGTCTATGCACTCGGACTGATCGTCAACGAATGCTTCACTCGCGAGATTCCCGCGGGGTCAAGTTATCGACTCATCGAGTCATCCTATCCGAGTTTGTCCTACCTCGACCCCATCGTCGCGAGCATGTTGGCGCAGGTCCCCGGAAACCGACCCGCGGTCGCCGACTTTCTGACCGAAATCCGGTTCTCGCGGGCAATGAGAATGAAGGAAATTGGCGGAATTGTTGAGCAATTTCGTCTAAACGATGACGGGGCGCACGATGGCGTTGACGACATCGACGCGGTATTTGAGCAGGCCGGTGAGGACGTTTGGTACGCGATACGACTCATCGCGACCAAGACGCCTGACGAGATCAGGCGGTACAACGGGAACTGGCATATGCGTTTGGGCTATAACGCAGACGCCCTCCTCTTGAACCTGTGCATTCAATCGCGATTATTCGAGCTGTGCCAGCGCAAGTTTTACTATGAAAGCAACGTCTACGCGCGTGACGACCTGTACACGTCGCTGGATCCAACTAGCGACCCACGCCACGGATTCTTGTATGACCAGGCACGCACTTTGGTACGGGAGCACCCACTGCCGCGGGCTCACGATCTGAGTGGGCGCATCCTGAAGACATTCGCGTCGTGCGCGGACTACCATTGCGAAGAGCTCCTGGCTGACGCTCGTCAGATCGTGTCCGAGGTGCGGGAAAACTTGCTCGGTGCTCCGATCTTGTGGATCGTCAAGTACCTCGCGATGAACGTGCCTTCGATTACGGGTGTCGGCGACGTCGCAGACCACATTCAGATTGATTGGGGCAGGTCAGATACTTTCGCTAATAATTCGGACAATCCTGAACTTTTCCTTCAACCACATTACGCGATGGATCCCGAGGCAGTCCTAAACTCGTTGACAGAGTCGTGGAACGTCTCCGTTAAAAAGACTGGCGACGAATGGTGGTCCGTCATGTTCCGCTCGCCCGGCGAGTACCAGCGATTTCGGAAGCACTGTCTTGCGCGGGCAACACCGCAATCCTTATTTGAGGCCGACGTGAAGGACATTCTGCGTGATGTGACGGTGGCAGGCGGAATCACGCGCATCACATTGAATTCGAGTTTCGACGTCTGCAACACCCTCGCCAAGGTTCTCGGTCTCCGAGACATATGA